One Fimbriimonadaceae bacterium DNA window includes the following coding sequences:
- the tadA gene encoding Flp pilus assembly complex ATPase component TadA — protein MALPRVPLDQYLLQKEYLKPEQLDEAKKVQTQTKQDLGRVLVELGFVGEREVLEAKAQELGIPFVDLDRHSVESSAINVVPERIAKNHSVVPVKKEGTNLWLAMSNTNNIQAMDDVRMVSGCRVYPVMAVPGAIDDALRKYYGGSTTNGDTPVAAPITDEQSNFNSDIRGAIASAQVARGREDDIDPADAEAEKMADQAPIIKLANALIQQGIADRASDIHVEPQQRALRVRYRVDGVLMEAMTIPKNLQAPLVSRLKIMADMNIAERRVPQDGRIEVRHSSKDYDMRVSSIPTPFGEKIVMRILDKSSVMIGLNKLGFTEENQLKIEELTSQPNGMFLCTGPTGSGKTTTQYSVLNKLNTVGVNIITVEDPIEYQLNGIAQVQTNRKAGLTFATALRSFLRQDPDIIMVGEMRDLETAEIAIESSLTGHLVLSTLHTNDAPSATIRMIDMGVEPYLISATVIGVLAQRLGRRICNNCKEPYEVPAIDLRRFGFQVTDPDEMVTLHRGRGCEDCRQTGYKGRTGFHELMVMNAEIAELVVRRAPLADIKEAAKANGMKELREDGLTKVLAGITDPQEVMRVVFTAGF, from the coding sequence ATGGCGTTGCCGCGAGTTCCTTTGGATCAATATCTCCTTCAAAAGGAGTATCTCAAGCCCGAGCAGTTGGACGAGGCGAAGAAGGTCCAGACCCAGACCAAGCAGGACTTGGGCAGGGTGTTGGTCGAGCTTGGCTTTGTCGGCGAGCGCGAAGTGCTCGAGGCCAAAGCCCAGGAGTTGGGCATTCCGTTCGTCGACTTGGACCGGCATTCGGTCGAGAGTTCGGCGATCAACGTCGTGCCGGAGCGGATCGCCAAGAACCACAGCGTCGTCCCGGTCAAGAAAGAGGGCACCAACCTCTGGCTGGCGATGTCCAACACGAACAACATCCAGGCCATGGACGACGTGCGCATGGTCTCCGGGTGCCGCGTGTATCCGGTCATGGCCGTGCCCGGCGCCATCGACGACGCGCTCCGCAAATACTACGGCGGCTCCACAACGAACGGCGACACGCCCGTTGCGGCTCCGATAACCGACGAGCAGTCCAATTTCAACTCGGACATCCGCGGCGCCATCGCGAGCGCCCAGGTGGCGCGCGGGCGGGAAGACGACATCGACCCCGCGGACGCCGAAGCGGAGAAGATGGCGGACCAGGCGCCGATCATCAAGCTCGCGAACGCCTTGATCCAGCAGGGCATCGCCGACCGCGCGTCGGACATCCACGTCGAACCCCAGCAGCGTGCCCTTCGGGTTCGGTACCGCGTGGACGGCGTGCTCATGGAGGCGATGACGATCCCCAAGAACCTCCAGGCGCCGCTCGTCAGCCGCCTGAAGATCATGGCGGACATGAACATCGCCGAGCGCCGCGTCCCGCAGGACGGCCGCATCGAAGTCCGCCACTCGAGCAAGGACTACGACATGCGCGTCAGCTCGATCCCCACGCCGTTCGGCGAGAAGATCGTCATGCGCATCCTCGACAAGTCCAGCGTCATGATCGGCCTGAACAAACTGGGCTTCACCGAGGAGAACCAGCTCAAGATCGAAGAGCTCACGTCGCAGCCGAACGGCATGTTCCTCTGCACGGGACCCACGGGTTCCGGAAAGACGACGACGCAGTACTCGGTCCTCAACAAGCTCAACACGGTCGGGGTGAACATCATCACGGTCGAGGACCCGATCGAGTACCAGCTCAACGGCATCGCCCAGGTGCAGACCAACCGAAAGGCGGGTCTCACGTTCGCCACAGCCCTTCGCTCGTTCCTGCGCCAAGACCCCGACATCATCATGGTCGGTGAAATGCGCGACCTGGAGACCGCCGAGATCGCGATCGAGTCGTCGCTGACGGGCCACCTCGTGCTTTCCACGCTGCACACGAACGACGCCCCCTCGGCCACGATCCGTATGATCGACATGGGCGTCGAGCCGTACCTGATCTCGGCGACGGTCATCGGCGTGCTCGCCCAACGTCTCGGCCGCCGCATCTGCAACAACTGCAAGGAGCCCTACGAGGTGCCGGCGATCGACCTGCGCCGCTTCGGCTTCCAAGTCACGGATCCCGACGAGATGGTCACGTTGCACCGCGGCCGCGGCTGCGAAGATTGCCGGCAGACGGGCTACAAAGGCCGAACCGGCTTCCACGAGCTGATGGTCATGAACGCCGAGATCGCCGAACTCGTCGTGCGCCGCGCCCCGCTGGCGGACATCAAAGAGGCCGCCAAGGCCAACGGCATGAAGGAGCTTCGCGAGGACGGCCTCACGAAGGTCTTGGCAGGAATCACCGACCCGCAGGAGGTCATGCGCGTGGTCTTCACCGCAGGCTTCTAA
- a CDS encoding type IV pilus twitching motility protein PilT, whose protein sequence is MDTPTNTPQAAPGFQLSEDSVAEKPAEEVVKAGAPRSLEDLHIDELLHIVVDKNASDLHICTNSEPIIREDGKLKKLNFEKFSPQSLQRMMYDILSDENINRFETTLELDFSYALPRRARFRVNLYRDRGACAAAFRLIPSKIPTVGDLNLPKVLEKITEKPRGLVLVTGPTGSGKSTSLAAMINHINTTRSEHIITIEDPIEYLHTHKLSLINQRELGGDTKSFAAALRASLREDPDVILVGEMRDIETIALAITAAETGHLVFATLHTNNAAESMDRMIDVFPPGQQEQIRIQLANNIQAVVSQQLMPRAGAPGRVPAVEVMIASPAIRNLIRENKTHQIPSMIQTSAAHGMIAMDQSLRDLYLKGYVTLEEAMTRAINVEELKKMINTPQTGTAPSSPPRR, encoded by the coding sequence ATGGATACACCCACGAACACCCCGCAAGCCGCCCCCGGGTTCCAGCTCTCGGAGGACAGCGTCGCCGAGAAGCCGGCCGAAGAGGTCGTCAAGGCCGGCGCGCCGCGCAGCCTCGAAGACCTCCACATCGACGAGCTGCTGCACATCGTCGTCGACAAGAACGCGTCGGACCTGCACATCTGCACGAACTCCGAGCCGATCATCCGCGAGGACGGCAAGCTCAAGAAGCTCAACTTCGAGAAGTTCAGCCCGCAGTCGCTGCAGCGCATGATGTACGACATCCTCTCGGACGAGAACATCAACCGGTTCGAGACGACCCTCGAGCTCGACTTCTCGTATGCGCTCCCGCGCCGCGCACGGTTCCGTGTGAACCTGTACCGCGACCGGGGCGCATGCGCCGCCGCGTTCCGTCTGATCCCCAGCAAGATCCCGACGGTCGGGGACCTGAACCTGCCCAAGGTGCTCGAGAAGATCACGGAGAAGCCGCGCGGCCTCGTGCTGGTCACGGGCCCCACCGGCTCGGGCAAGTCCACGTCGCTCGCGGCGATGATCAACCACATCAACACCACGCGGTCCGAGCACATCATCACGATCGAAGACCCGATCGAGTATCTGCACACGCACAAACTCTCGCTGATCAACCAGCGCGAGCTGGGCGGCGACACCAAGTCGTTCGCCGCCGCGTTGCGCGCGTCCCTCCGCGAAGACCCCGACGTGATCCTGGTCGGTGAAATGCGCGACATCGAGACGATCGCCCTGGCGATCACCGCGGCGGAAACAGGCCACCTCGTGTTCGCCACCCTGCACACGAACAACGCGGCCGAATCGATGGACCGCATGATCGACGTGTTTCCCCCCGGCCAACAGGAGCAGATCCGCATCCAGCTTGCGAACAACATCCAGGCGGTCGTTTCGCAGCAGCTGATGCCCCGCGCCGGAGCGCCGGGCCGCGTGCCCGCGGTCGAGGTGATGATCGCCAGCCCCGCGATCCGCAACCTCATCCGCGAGAACAAAACGCACCAGATCCCGTCTATGATTCAGACCAGTGCCGCCCACGGCATGATCGCGATGGACCAGAGCCTGCGCGACCTGTACCTCAAGGGTTATGTGACGTTGGAGGAAGCGATGACGCGCGCGATCAACGTCGAAGAATTGAAGAAGATGATCAACACGCCGCAGACGGGGACCGCACCCTCGTCGCCGCCGCGTCGCTGA
- a CDS encoding type II secretion system F family protein, whose translation MPVYGYTFRDPSGGTQKGTAEAESEEILRKRFEEQGFTITEVTVIKARSPKAKTYGRVKLAHLSVFCRQFSTMVDAGVSLVRCLDVLGQQTQDPKLKKILVDIGERVESGESLSRAMQRHPRTFSNLFIGLIRAGEIGGVLEESLQRLSHFLEKDVELRRKVKAAMTYPVLVLILSTGIVIFLVSWFVPQWAAILVDLGLKGDDIPAPTQFLIDLSDTIKHRWWMLLLGAFIIIFSWKLFTSTRFGRRVADRMKLKVPVFGKLHHKVCMARFSRTMGTLLTSGVPILQAMETVAGTVGNTIMADAVLEARARIREGDRIGEPLEASRLFPPMVVHMIGVGEESGSLDFMLQKIADFYESEVEATLQSLTAALEPIMIVGLGFIVGFIVVSMFLPLVRVIERLSSGGASDA comes from the coding sequence ATGCCAGTCTACGGCTACACGTTCAGAGATCCCAGCGGCGGAACCCAAAAGGGAACCGCCGAGGCCGAAAGCGAAGAGATTCTTCGCAAGAGGTTTGAGGAGCAGGGGTTCACGATCACCGAGGTGACCGTGATCAAGGCGCGCTCGCCCAAGGCCAAGACGTACGGCCGGGTCAAGCTCGCCCACCTTTCGGTCTTCTGCCGCCAGTTCTCGACGATGGTCGACGCCGGCGTGTCGCTCGTGCGCTGTCTGGACGTGCTGGGCCAGCAGACGCAGGACCCCAAGCTCAAGAAGATCCTCGTCGACATCGGCGAGCGCGTCGAGTCCGGTGAAAGCCTGTCGCGCGCCATGCAGCGGCACCCGCGCACCTTCAGCAACCTGTTCATCGGTTTGATCCGCGCCGGCGAGATCGGCGGCGTGCTGGAGGAGTCCCTCCAGCGCCTTTCGCACTTCTTGGAGAAGGACGTCGAACTGCGCCGCAAGGTCAAGGCGGCGATGACCTACCCGGTCCTCGTTCTCATCCTCTCGACGGGCATCGTCATCTTCCTCGTGTCCTGGTTCGTGCCGCAGTGGGCCGCGATTCTCGTGGACCTGGGGCTCAAGGGCGACGACATTCCCGCCCCGACGCAGTTCCTGATCGACCTTTCGGACACGATCAAACACCGCTGGTGGATGCTCCTGCTGGGCGCCTTCATCATCATCTTTTCGTGGAAGCTGTTCACCAGCACCCGGTTCGGACGCCGCGTGGCGGACCGCATGAAGCTGAAGGTGCCGGTCTTCGGGAAGCTGCACCACAAGGTGTGCATGGCCCGGTTCAGCCGGACGATGGGCACGCTGCTCACCTCGGGCGTTCCGATCCTGCAGGCGATGGAGACCGTCGCGGGCACCGTCGGCAACACGATCATGGCCGACGCCGTCCTCGAAGCGAGGGCGCGCATCCGCGAAGGAGACCGGATCGGCGAGCCGCTGGAAGCGTCGCGCCTGTTCCCGCCGATGGTCGTGCACATGATCGGCGTCGGCGAGGAGTCCGGTTCGCTCGACTTCATGCTGCAGAAGATCGCGGACTTCTACGAGAGCGAAGTCGAGGCGACGCTGCAGTCCCTGACGGCCGCCCTCGAGCCGATCATGATCGTGGGCCTGGGCTTCATCGTCGGTTTCATCGTCGTGTCGATGTTCCTCCCGCTGGTCCGCGTCATCGAGCGCTTGTCGAGCGGTGGCGCCTCAGACGCCTAG
- a CDS encoding prepilin peptidase, producing the protein MFPEWTWLVGLWLGATVGSFLNVVVYRTPRNLSLSDPPRSFCPKCRHPLGLPDLVPLFSWLALRGRCRHCGAKVASRYFFVELINGAIWAGLWYRFFVDGHDPARFVAFAAAASTLVAVVFIDWELYIIPDQVNAFLWLVGILYNVALLATGAPEAWTWGMPSALAGWLAGVGALWGVAVFGRVLFRKDAMGHGDIKLARGIGAVLFPLSAFVSFALAIVLGAVLGVVQVLLLKGQGDAEGGPAEDAGDEGAWEPESIGSLFKSGLGYFLCIDIVGLFVPRLYESWFGEPAFAAAEEIEEFEVERTMIPFGPYLALGAVATMLFEGPLRGLWDRYFDWAFGGPAFVEHFHVLLGHIHS; encoded by the coding sequence ATGTTTCCTGAGTGGACGTGGCTGGTCGGGCTGTGGCTGGGTGCCACGGTGGGCAGCTTCCTCAACGTCGTGGTCTACCGGACCCCTCGGAACCTCTCGCTCTCGGACCCGCCCCGCAGCTTCTGCCCCAAGTGTCGGCATCCCCTGGGCCTTCCGGATCTCGTGCCCCTGTTCAGTTGGCTCGCGCTCCGGGGCAGGTGCCGCCACTGCGGAGCCAAGGTCGCGTCGCGCTACTTCTTCGTCGAGCTGATCAACGGGGCGATTTGGGCGGGGCTGTGGTACCGCTTCTTCGTCGACGGGCACGACCCCGCCCGGTTCGTGGCGTTCGCTGCGGCCGCGTCGACGCTGGTCGCCGTCGTGTTCATCGACTGGGAGCTCTACATCATCCCGGACCAGGTCAACGCGTTCTTGTGGCTCGTCGGAATCCTCTACAACGTCGCGCTGCTCGCGACGGGCGCGCCCGAGGCGTGGACGTGGGGGATGCCGAGCGCGCTCGCGGGCTGGCTCGCGGGGGTGGGCGCGTTGTGGGGGGTCGCGGTGTTCGGACGCGTGCTGTTCCGCAAAGACGCCATGGGCCACGGGGACATCAAACTCGCCCGGGGCATCGGCGCGGTGCTGTTCCCGCTGTCCGCGTTCGTCAGCTTCGCCCTCGCCATCGTGTTGGGCGCGGTGCTCGGCGTGGTCCAGGTGCTCTTGCTGAAGGGCCAGGGCGACGCGGAGGGAGGGCCGGCCGAAGACGCCGGCGACGAAGGCGCGTGGGAGCCGGAGTCAATCGGCTCGCTCTTCAAGTCGGGATTGGGCTACTTCCTGTGCATCGACATCGTGGGGCTTTTCGTGCCCCGACTGTACGAGTCCTGGTTCGGCGAGCCCGCGTTCGCCGCAGCCGAGGAGATCGAAGAGTTTGAGGTAGAAAGAACGATGATCCCGTTCGGACCGTACCTCGCGCTCGGGGCGGTGGCCACCATGCTGTTCGAGGGACCGCTGCGTGGCTTGTGGGATCGTTATTTCGATTGGGCGTTCGGGGGACCGGCCTTCGTGGAACACTTTCACGTCTTGCTCGGTCATATCCATAGTTGA
- a CDS encoding type II secretion system GspH family protein — protein sequence MTRKRAFTLVELLTVIAIIALLAAIAFPVLARSKDNANRSSDIANMNSIRTALQLYRVDQGAYPPALLGYATLYATGPNAGNVMPASQVRGFLYPRRVDSSKTFQPAYARYGNADITTAVWPPADPRPLGSAPVLDLNGDGSVDSNDDVAGARQAFGPSDVVKRPNPNNAAENIENDPNPTINAYFYKISGYDVSEVPTGGGASRWELRYAKFWTTWGLTTGGADDDPRQLGYTDPPDGTVVTWDSYFRELDASGQATRANRDVVLFLGGGARTFDSRAISERSWRVVAR from the coding sequence ATGACTCGAAAGCGTGCCTTTACGTTGGTCGAGCTACTCACGGTGATTGCGATCATCGCGTTGTTGGCCGCCATCGCCTTTCCGGTGTTGGCTCGGTCCAAGGACAATGCCAACCGCAGTTCGGACATAGCGAACATGAACTCGATTCGGACGGCGTTGCAGCTGTACCGCGTCGACCAGGGGGCCTATCCTCCCGCGCTGTTGGGTTACGCGACGCTTTACGCGACGGGTCCAAACGCCGGGAACGTGATGCCGGCATCCCAGGTCCGTGGCTTCCTTTATCCTCGCCGGGTGGACTCATCCAAGACGTTCCAGCCCGCGTACGCGCGTTACGGAAACGCGGACATCACCACGGCGGTCTGGCCCCCGGCCGACCCGCGGCCGCTGGGCTCGGCGCCGGTGTTGGATCTCAACGGCGACGGTTCGGTGGACTCGAACGACGACGTTGCGGGTGCGCGTCAGGCCTTCGGGCCCTCGGACGTGGTGAAGCGCCCCAACCCGAACAACGCCGCCGAGAACATCGAGAACGACCCCAATCCTACGATCAACGCGTACTTCTACAAGATCAGCGGCTACGACGTGTCCGAGGTGCCCACGGGCGGCGGGGCCTCGCGATGGGAGCTGCGCTATGCGAAGTTCTGGACGACGTGGGGGCTGACCACGGGCGGCGCCGACGACGATCCGCGCCAATTGGGCTACACCGATCCGCCGGACGGCACCGTGGTCACGTGGGACAGCTACTTCCGCGAGTTGGATGCGTCGGGGCAGGCGACCCGCGCGAACCGGGACGTAGTGTTGTTCCTCGGAGGCGGGGCGCGGACGTTCGATTCCAGGGCGATTTCGGAGCGCTCGTGGCGCGTGGTGGCCCGCTGA